The following coding sequences are from one Burkholderia stabilis window:
- a CDS encoding MBL fold metallo-hydrolase produces MDHARIEEIRSGLFRATTYIDRLRLGFSQFFVRSPNGEVVCIETGTRSNFPQLSTSLATVGIAPSMVSSVIVPHFEVDEMGALPDFLAANPALVAYAHPICTHGLADIFGVRAKPLKDGELTTISGIDIVPIFTKHVHQWDALVVYLPACKALLSSDILMRFGDEETDDPLPAILDSIKRSDYLPSLAHLASALRRIEALDLDIILPMHGPAITHDIPRVLAGAIAHCEAAAA; encoded by the coding sequence ATGGACCACGCTCGTATCGAAGAAATCCGCAGCGGCCTGTTTCGCGCCACGACCTACATCGACAGGCTGAGGCTCGGCTTCAGCCAGTTCTTCGTCCGTTCGCCGAACGGTGAAGTCGTCTGCATCGAAACGGGCACCCGTTCCAATTTTCCGCAACTGAGCACGAGCCTCGCGACGGTCGGCATCGCGCCGTCGATGGTGAGCAGCGTGATCGTCCCGCATTTCGAAGTCGACGAGATGGGCGCGCTGCCCGACTTCCTCGCCGCCAACCCGGCGCTCGTCGCGTACGCGCATCCGATCTGCACGCACGGGCTGGCCGATATCTTCGGCGTGCGCGCGAAGCCGCTGAAGGACGGCGAGTTGACGACGATTTCCGGCATCGACATCGTGCCGATCTTCACGAAACACGTCCATCAATGGGATGCGCTGGTCGTGTACCTGCCGGCCTGCAAGGCGCTGCTGTCGTCGGACATCCTGATGCGCTTCGGCGACGAAGAAACCGACGACCCGCTGCCGGCGATCCTCGATTCGATCAAACGTTCGGACTATCTGCCGTCGCTCGCGCACCTGGCGAGCGCGCTACGGCGTATCGAGGCGCTCGACCTCGACATCATCCTGCCGATGCACGGCCCGGCCATCACGCACGACATCCCGCGCGTGCTGGCCGGTGCGATCGCGCATTGCGAAGCGGCCGCCGCGTAA
- a CDS encoding toxin-antitoxin system YwqK family antitoxin, translating to MPDLEIAEIYYENGDVKYRYSRYLTSDGSRWIRHGLFVAYSENGTVVSEGNYDHGVEHGPWKDFHPNGSIAASGNYDRGTEVGAWTYWNADGQPET from the coding sequence ATGCCCGATTTGGAAATCGCGGAGATCTATTACGAGAACGGTGACGTCAAATATCGTTACTCTCGGTACCTCACTTCCGATGGCAGTCGGTGGATTAGGCACGGCCTCTTTGTCGCATATAGCGAGAATGGCACCGTAGTTTCCGAGGGAAACTATGACCATGGCGTCGAACATGGTCCATGGAAGGACTTCCATCCAAATGGCAGCATTGCTGCGTCCGGTAACTATGATCGGGGAACCGAGGTTGGAGCCTGGACGTATTGGAATGCAGATGGTCAGCCCGAAACATAG
- a CDS encoding LysR family transcriptional regulator: MPRDNFADLLAFIAVARERNFTRAAARLGVSQSALSHTIRSLETRLGVRLLTRTTRSVSPTEAGERVLRNLAPRFDEIEAELSALAELRDKPAGTVRINATDYVIRTLLWPKLSPVLRDYPDLKVEFVTDYGLSDIVAERFDIGVRLGDQVAKDMIAVRISPDLKMAIVGAPAYFAERGRPASPQDLVAHDCINLRLPTHGALYAWELARGDDTLQVRVEGQVTFNGTYEMLDAALAGYGLAYVPADLAAPHVAAGRLDSVLDDWCPTFPGHHLYYASRRQSSRALALIVDALRCP, encoded by the coding sequence ATGCCGCGCGACAACTTTGCGGACCTGCTCGCCTTCATCGCCGTCGCGCGCGAGCGCAACTTCACGCGCGCGGCCGCCCGGCTCGGCGTCTCGCAATCCGCGCTCAGCCATACGATCCGCTCGCTCGAAACGCGCCTCGGCGTACGGCTGCTCACGCGCACGACGCGCAGCGTATCGCCGACCGAAGCCGGCGAGCGCGTGCTGCGCAACCTCGCGCCGCGCTTCGACGAAATAGAGGCCGAACTGTCGGCGCTCGCGGAACTGCGCGACAAGCCGGCCGGCACCGTGCGCATCAACGCGACCGATTATGTGATCCGCACGCTGCTGTGGCCGAAGCTGTCGCCGGTGCTGCGCGACTATCCCGACCTGAAGGTCGAGTTCGTAACCGACTACGGGCTGTCCGACATCGTCGCGGAGCGCTTCGACATCGGCGTCCGGCTCGGTGACCAGGTCGCGAAGGACATGATCGCCGTGCGCATCTCGCCCGACCTGAAGATGGCGATCGTCGGCGCGCCCGCCTATTTCGCGGAACGCGGGCGCCCCGCGTCGCCGCAGGATCTCGTCGCGCACGACTGCATCAACCTGCGCCTGCCGACGCACGGCGCGCTGTACGCGTGGGAACTCGCGCGCGGCGACGACACGCTGCAAGTGCGCGTCGAAGGGCAGGTCACGTTCAACGGCACGTACGAAATGCTCGACGCGGCGCTCGCGGGCTACGGGCTCGCGTACGTGCCCGCCGACCTTGCGGCGCCGCATGTCGCTGCCGGCCGCCTCGACAGCGTGCTCGACGACTGGTGCCCGACGTTTCCCGGCCATCACCTGTATTACGCGAGCCGGCGGCAGTCGTCGCGCGCGCTCGCGCTGATCGTCGACGCGCTGCGCTGCCCGTGA
- a CDS encoding AAA family ATPase — translation MISTQYISRISLQREKVESFDRYPFSLAAVRSLDFLTPHPKVTFFVGENGSGKSTLLEAIAVSMGFNPEGGTKNFNFGTRASHSNLASYLRIAKGVRRPRDGFFLRAESFFNVATEIEHLDAEPSFGPPVIDSYGGHSLHEQSHGESFMSLLMNRFGGKGLYLLDEPEAALSPQRQLAALARIHDLAMDDSQFFIATHSPILMAYPDASIFQFDAAGVSQVAYEETEHYQVMRTFLMDPKRMLNKLLESE, via the coding sequence ATGATTTCTACCCAGTACATCAGCCGCATTTCCCTCCAGCGAGAGAAGGTCGAATCCTTCGATCGCTATCCGTTTTCATTGGCCGCGGTCCGGTCGCTCGATTTCCTGACGCCGCACCCGAAGGTGACGTTCTTCGTCGGTGAGAATGGCTCGGGCAAATCAACGCTGCTTGAAGCAATCGCAGTGTCGATGGGCTTTAATCCGGAGGGCGGGACAAAGAACTTCAACTTCGGTACACGGGCCTCGCATTCGAATCTTGCGAGCTATCTGCGGATAGCCAAGGGCGTGAGACGTCCCAGGGATGGATTCTTCCTGCGGGCAGAGAGCTTCTTCAACGTAGCCACGGAGATCGAGCATCTCGATGCAGAGCCGTCATTCGGGCCTCCGGTCATCGATTCGTACGGCGGTCACTCGCTGCATGAGCAATCTCATGGCGAGTCGTTCATGTCCCTGTTGATGAACCGGTTCGGCGGCAAAGGACTTTATTTGCTTGATGAGCCCGAGGCGGCCCTGTCGCCGCAGCGGCAACTCGCCGCCCTTGCCAGAATCCACGATCTCGCCATGGATGATTCGCAATTTTTCATCGCGACACATTCGCCGATCCTGATGGCCTATCCCGACGCATCGATATTTCAGTTCGACGCGGCCGGTGTGTCGCAAGTGGCATACGAAGAGACCGAGCACTATCAGGTCATGCGTACCTTTCTGATGGACCCCAAGCGCATGCTGAACAAGTTGCTGGAAAGCGAATAG
- a CDS encoding CDP-alcohol phosphatidyltransferase family protein translates to MTKPVRRFSMIREFHLADWFTLGNAVCGTGALFSIISYIASGDRLHIYYSSGLILGALVFDILDGRIARWRQKSSALGRELDSLADVISFGVAPAIIGYGCGMRGLYDRLILVYFVACGVSRLARYNVTAEALSQESGKVSYFEGTPIPTSIVLVLLLAVAAWFDAIGPNMWLGQIRIWGGTLHPLTLLFALSGSLMISRIRVPKP, encoded by the coding sequence ATGACAAAACCTGTCCGGCGATTTTCGATGATCCGTGAATTTCATCTGGCTGACTGGTTCACCCTCGGTAACGCGGTTTGCGGCACTGGCGCGCTCTTCTCGATCATCTCGTACATCGCATCCGGCGATAGGCTGCACATCTATTACTCGAGCGGCCTGATTCTCGGCGCGCTGGTGTTCGACATTCTGGACGGAAGAATTGCCCGCTGGCGGCAGAAATCGTCCGCGCTCGGCCGCGAACTCGATTCGCTCGCCGACGTGATTTCGTTCGGTGTTGCGCCCGCCATCATCGGTTACGGATGCGGCATGCGAGGGTTGTACGACCGGTTGATCCTGGTGTATTTCGTGGCTTGCGGCGTGTCGAGACTTGCCCGCTATAACGTGACGGCGGAAGCGCTGTCGCAGGAGTCGGGAAAGGTGTCCTACTTCGAGGGCACGCCGATTCCGACATCGATCGTCCTTGTGTTGCTGCTGGCCGTTGCGGCGTGGTTCGACGCAATCGGCCCGAACATGTGGCTTGGCCAAATCCGGATCTGGGGCGGCACGCTGCATCCGCTGACGCTGCTGTTCGCCTTGTCCGGGTCGCTGATGATCAGCCGTATCCGGGTGCCAAAGCCCTGA
- a CDS encoding alpha/beta fold hydrolase codes for MTQPTPVVFIHGFIGTFDVREWNGPYLAPDLLGYGAHRAAPFDTITLAAQVEHVRYAVDAHFGAQPVDVVGHSVGGAIAMLFAHAHPERVRRIVNVEGNFTLDDAFWSASVGRMTPGEADAMLDGLRADPHGWLRGAIDDPSPRMLDDARRWLMHQPASTLRAMGRSVVATTGEPGYLAALAQVFARHAVRLVAGERSRAGWHVPGWALARCAGFDTIERCGHLVPAERPDAFRETVERWLATGPTRA; via the coding sequence ATGACCCAGCCCACGCCCGTCGTCTTCATTCACGGTTTCATCGGCACGTTCGACGTGCGCGAATGGAACGGTCCTTATCTCGCCCCCGACCTGCTCGGCTACGGCGCACATCGCGCGGCGCCGTTCGACACCATCACGCTCGCCGCGCAGGTCGAGCATGTCCGGTACGCGGTCGACGCGCACTTCGGCGCGCAGCCTGTCGATGTCGTCGGCCACTCGGTCGGCGGCGCGATCGCGATGCTGTTCGCCCATGCGCATCCGGAACGCGTGCGGCGGATCGTCAACGTCGAAGGCAACTTCACGCTCGACGATGCGTTCTGGTCGGCGTCGGTCGGCCGCATGACGCCTGGTGAGGCCGATGCGATGCTCGACGGCCTGCGCGCCGATCCGCACGGCTGGCTGCGCGGCGCAATCGACGATCCGTCGCCGCGCATGCTCGACGACGCCCGCCGCTGGCTCATGCACCAGCCCGCATCGACGCTGCGCGCAATGGGCCGCTCGGTCGTCGCGACGACCGGCGAGCCCGGCTACCTCGCCGCGCTCGCACAGGTGTTCGCGCGTCACGCGGTCCGGCTCGTCGCCGGCGAACGCTCGCGCGCGGGCTGGCATGTGCCGGGCTGGGCGCTCGCGCGCTGCGCCGGCTTCGACACGATAGAACGCTGTGGGCACCTGGTGCCGGCCGAGCGGCCCGATGCGTTTCGCGAGACGGTCGAGCGCTGGCTGGCAACCGGGCCGACCCGCGCCTGA
- a CDS encoding carboxymuconolactone decarboxylase family protein: MSEPTSAARKAFGAIAPALADYTDNVLFGDVWQRAGLSPRDRSLVTVASLVSLYRVNELPFHLKKALDNGLTRDELIEAITHLAFYSGWPTASSALPIAQRVFDEAGV; the protein is encoded by the coding sequence ATGTCCGAACCGACTTCCGCCGCACGCAAGGCATTCGGCGCGATCGCGCCCGCCCTCGCCGACTACACCGACAACGTGCTGTTCGGCGACGTCTGGCAACGCGCCGGCCTGTCGCCGCGCGATCGCAGCCTCGTCACGGTCGCGAGCCTCGTGTCGCTGTATCGCGTGAACGAACTGCCGTTCCACCTGAAGAAAGCGCTCGACAACGGCCTCACGCGCGACGAGCTGATCGAAGCGATCACGCATCTCGCGTTCTACTCGGGCTGGCCGACCGCGAGCTCGGCGCTGCCGATCGCGCAGCGCGTCTTCGACGAAGCCGGCGTATAA
- a CDS encoding alpha/beta hydrolase has translation MYLARAFWLLLLLAISGPALAFHARIVAIPSVAMRETLKATVVLPDDYARGNKAGERYPVVYLLHGSGGDHTDWTTNTHIAALADRYRVILVMPDGGHESWYIDSPFDSGSRYETFVGDEVVSYVDLHFRTIAAQRARAITGLSMGGFGALRIALDRPDTFGAVGSISGAVDPRCCEDEPGIDHVFGDPGRHPSFWNRNVIVESARAFVRAHLDLTIDCGRDDAFVGSNRTLHERLVELGVPHDYAERPGGHTWDYWANAIRYQMRFFSASFQHSGYAYRPANPAPGMTRAG, from the coding sequence ATGTACCTGGCACGCGCCTTCTGGCTGCTTCTGCTGCTGGCCATCTCGGGCCCTGCGCTCGCGTTCCATGCACGGATCGTCGCGATTCCCAGCGTCGCGATGCGCGAGACGCTGAAGGCGACCGTGGTGCTGCCCGACGACTACGCGCGCGGCAACAAGGCCGGCGAACGCTATCCGGTCGTGTATCTGCTGCACGGCTCGGGCGGCGACCACACCGACTGGACGACGAACACGCACATCGCGGCGCTGGCCGACCGCTATCGCGTGATCCTGGTGATGCCCGACGGCGGCCACGAAAGCTGGTACATCGACAGCCCGTTCGATTCAGGCAGCCGCTACGAAACCTTCGTCGGCGACGAAGTCGTGTCCTATGTCGACCTGCACTTCCGCACCATCGCGGCCCAGCGCGCCCGCGCGATCACCGGGCTCAGCATGGGCGGCTTCGGCGCACTGCGCATCGCGCTCGACCGGCCCGACACGTTCGGCGCGGTCGGCAGCATCAGCGGCGCGGTCGATCCGCGCTGCTGCGAGGACGAGCCGGGCATCGACCACGTGTTCGGCGACCCGGGCCGCCATCCGTCGTTCTGGAATCGCAACGTGATCGTCGAAAGCGCGCGCGCATTCGTGCGCGCCCATCTCGACCTGACGATCGATTGCGGCCGCGACGATGCGTTCGTCGGCTCGAACCGCACGCTGCACGAACGGCTCGTCGAACTCGGCGTGCCGCACGACTACGCGGAGCGGCCGGGCGGCCATACGTGGGATTACTGGGCGAATGCGATCCGCTACCAGATGCGGTTCTTCTCGGCATCGTTCCAGCACAGCGGCTACGCGTACCGTCCCGCGAATCCTGCGCCCGGCATGACGCGCGCGGGCTGA
- a CDS encoding DinB family protein, translating into MHSRFDRFRATTLGAQLEALIAQPERYIEFAALSRVGVAAIGAIQHEIARKFPEIEADTTARQFCGAMVAEIMRRHGHDVVQARGRVGGALFSYGAVFSAYPQPLPFADVVAALARMPDRLAAYIAHVPAALRTRRPAGTGFSLVEHACHLRDLDTVFAERIDAVRTIELPVIASVDGTALAAQRDYLAQPLDPALAGFRTGRAALCATAATLQPPQLARCGLRDGIRRMSLDELVRELLDHDRTHVLELDELVAELALPPLPSVPAE; encoded by the coding sequence ATGCATTCCCGTTTCGACCGTTTCCGCGCAACCACGCTCGGCGCCCAGCTCGAAGCGCTGATCGCGCAACCCGAGCGCTACATCGAATTCGCAGCGTTGTCGCGCGTCGGTGTCGCCGCGATCGGTGCGATCCAGCACGAAATCGCACGCAAATTCCCCGAAATCGAAGCCGACACGACGGCCCGCCAGTTCTGCGGCGCGATGGTCGCGGAGATCATGCGCCGCCACGGCCACGACGTCGTGCAGGCGCGCGGGCGCGTCGGCGGCGCGCTGTTCAGCTATGGCGCCGTGTTCAGCGCGTATCCGCAGCCGCTGCCGTTCGCGGACGTCGTCGCCGCGCTGGCCCGCATGCCCGACCGGCTCGCCGCGTATATCGCGCACGTGCCGGCCGCGCTGCGCACGCGCCGCCCGGCCGGCACCGGCTTCTCGCTCGTCGAGCATGCGTGCCACCTGCGCGATCTCGATACGGTGTTCGCCGAACGCATCGACGCCGTGCGCACGATCGAACTGCCCGTGATCGCGTCCGTCGACGGCACCGCGCTCGCCGCGCAACGTGACTACCTCGCCCAGCCGCTCGACCCCGCACTCGCGGGCTTCCGCACGGGGCGCGCCGCGCTGTGCGCAACGGCCGCCACGCTGCAGCCGCCGCAACTCGCGCGCTGCGGGCTGCGCGACGGCATCCGCCGCATGTCGCTCGACGAACTCGTGCGCGAGCTGCTCGATCACGACCGCACGCACGTGCTCGAACTCGACGAACTCGTCGCCGAACTCGCGTTGCCGCCCCTTCCTTCCGTGCCCGCCGAATGA
- a CDS encoding aldo/keto reductase, with protein sequence MDHRYLGRSALKVSPLCLGAMMFGGETDEATSARIIDKAFDQGVNFIDTADVYHAGRSESIVGRAIAPRRDSWVVATKFGYPAGPDAGPNRQGQSRKWIFESVDASLKRLGTDYIDILYFHRALTDAPLDESVRAVADLIRQGKVRYFGLSNFKGWRIAEIVRLADQLGIDRPVASEPLYNLVDRSAEVEQLPAAAHYGIGVVPYSPLARGVLTGKYAVDAQPPADSRAGRGDRRIQQTEWRPESLHIAQQVAAHAAARGTTSVAFALAWVMKNRIVSSTIAGPRTEAHWDSYIDALTLELGPDDERFVDSLVPPGHASTHGYTDPGYPVEGRKV encoded by the coding sequence ATGGATCACCGCTATCTCGGGCGCAGCGCGCTCAAGGTATCGCCGCTGTGCCTCGGTGCAATGATGTTCGGCGGCGAAACCGACGAAGCGACGTCGGCGCGCATCATCGACAAGGCGTTCGACCAGGGCGTCAATTTCATCGACACGGCCGACGTCTATCACGCCGGCCGCTCGGAATCGATCGTCGGCCGCGCGATCGCGCCGCGTCGCGACAGCTGGGTCGTCGCGACGAAGTTCGGCTATCCGGCGGGACCGGACGCCGGGCCGAACCGTCAGGGCCAGTCGCGCAAATGGATCTTCGAATCGGTCGACGCGAGCCTGAAGCGGCTCGGCACCGACTACATCGACATTCTCTATTTCCATCGCGCGTTGACCGACGCGCCGCTCGACGAAAGCGTGCGCGCGGTGGCCGACCTGATCCGGCAAGGCAAGGTGCGCTACTTCGGGCTGTCGAACTTCAAGGGCTGGCGCATCGCCGAGATCGTGCGGCTCGCGGATCAGCTCGGCATCGATCGTCCTGTCGCGAGCGAACCGCTGTACAACCTCGTCGATCGCTCGGCCGAGGTCGAACAGTTGCCGGCCGCCGCGCATTACGGGATCGGCGTCGTGCCGTACAGCCCGCTCGCGCGCGGCGTGCTGACCGGCAAATACGCGGTGGATGCGCAACCGCCCGCCGATTCGCGCGCGGGCCGCGGCGACCGGCGCATCCAGCAAACGGAATGGCGGCCCGAATCGTTGCACATCGCGCAGCAAGTCGCCGCGCACGCGGCCGCGCGCGGCACGACGTCGGTCGCATTCGCACTCGCGTGGGTCATGAAGAACCGCATCGTCAGCTCGACGATCGCGGGGCCGCGCACCGAAGCGCACTGGGACAGCTACATCGATGCGCTGACGCTCGAGCTCGGCCCCGACGACGAACGTTTCGTCGATTCGCTCGTGCCGCCCGGACACGCGTCGACGCACGGCTATACCGATCCCGGTTATCCGGTCGAAGGCCGCAAGGTCTGA
- a CDS encoding YciI family protein: MRVMVIVKATADSEADRMPDTELLAAMGRFNEELASAGILLAADGLRASSYGKRVHFSCKNRTVTDGPFAKTTELVAGYWLWQVKSIEEAVEWVKRCPNPMPGDSDIEIRPLFELEDFGEEFTPALQEQETRIQAEIDARQKP, encoded by the coding sequence ATGCGCGTCATGGTAATCGTCAAGGCGACCGCCGATTCCGAAGCCGATCGGATGCCCGACACCGAACTGCTGGCCGCGATGGGCCGCTTCAACGAAGAACTGGCGAGCGCCGGCATCCTGCTCGCCGCCGATGGATTGCGCGCGAGCAGCTACGGCAAGCGCGTGCACTTTTCCTGCAAGAACCGCACCGTCACCGACGGCCCGTTCGCCAAAACCACGGAGCTCGTCGCGGGCTACTGGCTGTGGCAGGTGAAATCGATCGAAGAAGCCGTCGAATGGGTCAAGCGCTGCCCGAATCCGATGCCCGGCGACTCCGACATCGAGATCCGCCCGCTGTTCGAGCTCGAGGATTTCGGCGAAGAATTCACGCCGGCGCTGCAGGAGCAGGAAACGCGCATCCAGGCGGAAATCGACGCCCGGCAGAAACCCTGA
- a CDS encoding YciI family protein: MRVMVIVKATADSEAGKMPDTELLTAMGQYNEALVKAGVMLAGEGLHPSTRGKRVRFAGKDRTVTDGPFAETKELIAGFWLWQVNSLDEAVEWVKRCPNPMLGESEIEIRQVFSPEDFGAELTPELQEQEAQLRAQLGDGPKNPPAGN, from the coding sequence ATGCGCGTCATGGTAATCGTCAAGGCGACCGCCGATTCCGAAGCCGGCAAGATGCCCGACACCGAACTGCTGACCGCGATGGGCCAGTACAACGAAGCGCTCGTGAAAGCGGGCGTGATGCTCGCCGGCGAAGGACTGCACCCGAGTACCCGAGGCAAGCGCGTGCGTTTCGCCGGCAAGGACCGGACCGTGACCGACGGCCCGTTCGCCGAAACCAAGGAACTCATCGCCGGCTTCTGGCTGTGGCAGGTGAATTCGCTGGACGAAGCCGTCGAATGGGTGAAGCGCTGCCCGAACCCGATGCTCGGCGAATCGGAGATCGAGATCCGCCAGGTGTTTTCTCCCGAGGATTTCGGCGCTGAACTGACACCCGAGCTGCAGGAACAGGAAGCGCAATTGCGCGCGCAACTCGGCGACGGCCCAAAGAACCCGCCTGCAGGGAACTGA
- a CDS encoding helix-turn-helix domain-containing protein codes for MEAPDQDFPVQDLLRRLMADTRSSSEIARLSGVSQPTVSRLRLSNGHRLRRSAPFNKLCSFYGVDTEPSRRRYNDLLRDAIVDAWDGSDEHGRALLVVIQGLKGLQAKADDG; via the coding sequence ATGGAAGCCCCGGACCAAGATTTTCCCGTACAAGACCTGTTGCGCCGCCTGATGGCAGATACACGCTCGTCCAGCGAAATAGCGCGACTTTCCGGGGTCAGCCAGCCAACCGTGTCGCGCCTTCGGCTGTCGAACGGGCATCGACTGCGTCGCAGCGCGCCATTCAATAAGCTATGCAGTTTCTATGGCGTCGATACCGAACCGTCGCGCCGCCGTTATAACGATCTGCTGCGCGACGCGATCGTCGACGCGTGGGACGGCTCCGACGAGCACGGGCGCGCGCTGCTGGTGGTGATTCAGGGGTTGAAGGGGCTGCAGGCGAAGGCCGACGACGGGTAA